In a single window of the Antedon mediterranea chromosome 1, ecAntMedi1.1, whole genome shotgun sequence genome:
- the LOC140057314 gene encoding uncharacterized protein isoform X1, which produces MLKTLELKGPIVDLKLDNQSGRRLSSGQLVVCGWVKRKDATENVSMMQRLRVKYQHDEVDIENQPCRYEPFILKTDNEQDWNVEYFKVDNAEDNMRIQLNETDHGNVHAVISSLTSSKILYEGVSRDNCTMFEEKEKSSIHMPVVSFCLSSDGLFVGAPSINEPNSKHITEDNDTKLVKGMLRNPIQRLLPDKINKKGDQKIEIERIRKPKYSSNGYEIVSTIEEPEDNRGRLGKRQGEGKIGRGKIGEERQGDGKIGRGKIEERQEKGKIGRGKIEERQEKGKIERGKIGEETQGKGEDRSEKGGGRREEDNKGGERGGRQEDNKGSEDDRSERGGRQKDNKGGEDNRSERGERQEDNKGGEDDRSERGGRQEDNKGGEDDRSEREGRQEDNKGGEDDRSERGGRQENKGGEDDRSERGGRQEDNKGGEDDRSERGGRQEDNKGGEDDRSERGGRQGDGEIEGGIEEIQEENKQSEKIEGLLHYVEDTADINAICLKPVHASSGKVYTSINILKNRNKVKCEQIVPFINNGKAYCMMIYSTDFLEGEESGYSIRYHIFPEDLLKEL; this is translated from the exons ATGCTCAAAACATTGGAGTTAAAAGGTCCCATTGTAGACTTAAAACTTG ATAATCAGAGCGGTAGAAGATTGTCATCCGGGCAGCTTGTTGTTTGTGGTTGGGTCAAACGTAAAG ATGCTACAGAAAATGTTAGTATGATGCAAAGATTAAGGGTGAAGTATCAACATGATGAAGTAGATATTGAAAATCAGCCTTGCC GTTATGAGCCGTTTATATTGAAGACGGACAATGAACAGGATTGGAATGTTGAGTATTTTAAGGTGGACAACGCTGAAGATAATATGAGAATCCAG TTAAACGAAACAGACCATGGTAACGTACATGCAGTTATTTCATCACTAACATCCAGTAAGATCTTGTATGAAGGAGTCAGCAGAGATAATTGCACAATGTTTGAAGAAAAAGAG AAATCAAGTATTCATATGCCTGTAGTAAGCTTTTGCCTTTCGTCTGATGGATTGTTTGTTGGTGCTCCATCCATAAATGAACCCAATTCCAAGCATATAACGGAAGATAATGACACAAAACTAGTCAAAGGCATGCTAAGGAATCCAATACAAAGGCTACTTCcagataaaataaacaaaaagggGGACCAGAAAATTGAGATTGAGAGGATTAGAAAGCCAAAATACTCATCAAATGGATATGAAATTGTTTCTACAATTGAAGAACCTGAAGATAATAGAGGAAGATTAGGAAAAAGACAAGGAGAAGGTAAAATAGGAAGAGGAAAAATAGGAGAAGAAAGACAAGGAGACGGTAAAATAGGAAGAGGAAAAATAGAAGAAAGACAAGAAAAAGGTAAAATAGGAAGAGGAAAAATAGAAGAAAGACAAGAAAAAGGTAAAATAGAAAGAGGTAAAATAGGAGAAGAAACACAAGGAAAAGGTGAAGACAGAAGTGAAAAAGGAGGAGGAAGACGAGAAGAAGATAACAAAGGAGGTGAAAGAGGAGGAAGACAAGAAGATAACAAAGGAAGTGAAGACGACAGAAGTGAAAGAGGAGGAAGACAAAAAGATAACAAAGGAGGTGAAGACAACAGAAGTGAAAGAGGAGAAAGACAAGAAGATAACAAAGGAGGTGAAGACGACAGAAGTGAAAGAGGAGGAAGACAAGAAGATAACAAAGGAGGTGAAGACGACAGAAGTGAAAGAGAAGGAAGACAAGAAGATAACAAAGGAGGTGAAGACGACAGAAGTGAAAGAGGAGGAAGACAAGAAAACAAAGGAGGTGAAGACGACAGAAGTGAAAGAGGAGGAAGACAAGAAGATAACAAAGGAGGTGAAGACGACAGAAGTGAAAGAGGAGGAAGACAAGAAGATAACAAAGGAGGTGAAGACGACAGAAGTGAAAGAGGAGGAAGACAAGGAGATGGTGAAATAGAAGGAGGTATAGAAGAAATTCaagaagaaaacaaacaaagtGAGAAAATTGAAGGTTTGTTGCATTATGTTGAAGACACAGCTGACATTAATGCCATCTGTTTGAAACCAGTACATGCCAGTAGTGGAAAAGTGTATACATCGATCAATATACTAAAAAACAGGAATAAAGTAAAGTGTGAACAGATTGTACCATTTATAAATAATGGCAAAGCATATTGTATGATGATATACTCAACAGATTTTCTGGAAGGTGAAGAAAGTGGTTATTCTATCAGATACCACATTTTTCCAGAAGATTTGTTGAAAGAACTGTAA
- the LOC140057314 gene encoding uncharacterized protein isoform X2 has translation MLKTLELKGPIVDLKLDNQSGRRLSSGQLVVCGWVKRKDATENVSMMQRLRVKYQHDEVDIENQPCRYEPFILKTDNEQDWNVEYFKVDNAEDNMRIQLNETDHGNVHAVISSLTSSKILYEGVSRDNCTMFEEKEKSSIHMPVVSFCLSSDGLFVGAPSINEPNSKHITEDNDTKLVKGMLRNPIQRLLPDKINKKGDQKIEIERIRKPKYSSNGYEIVSTIEEPEDNRGRLGKRQGEGKIGRGKIGEERQGDGKIGRGKIEERQEKGKIGRGKIEERQEKGKIERGKIGEETQGKGEDDRSERGGRQEDNKGGEDDRSEREGRQEDNKGGEDDRSERGGRQENKGGEDDRSERGGRQEDNKGGEDDRSERGGRQEDNKGGEDDRSERGGRQGDGEIEGGIEEIQEENKQSEKIEGLLHYVEDTADINAICLKPVHASSGKVYTSINILKNRNKVKCEQIVPFINNGKAYCMMIYSTDFLEGEESGYSIRYHIFPEDLLKEL, from the exons ATGCTCAAAACATTGGAGTTAAAAGGTCCCATTGTAGACTTAAAACTTG ATAATCAGAGCGGTAGAAGATTGTCATCCGGGCAGCTTGTTGTTTGTGGTTGGGTCAAACGTAAAG ATGCTACAGAAAATGTTAGTATGATGCAAAGATTAAGGGTGAAGTATCAACATGATGAAGTAGATATTGAAAATCAGCCTTGCC GTTATGAGCCGTTTATATTGAAGACGGACAATGAACAGGATTGGAATGTTGAGTATTTTAAGGTGGACAACGCTGAAGATAATATGAGAATCCAG TTAAACGAAACAGACCATGGTAACGTACATGCAGTTATTTCATCACTAACATCCAGTAAGATCTTGTATGAAGGAGTCAGCAGAGATAATTGCACAATGTTTGAAGAAAAAGAG AAATCAAGTATTCATATGCCTGTAGTAAGCTTTTGCCTTTCGTCTGATGGATTGTTTGTTGGTGCTCCATCCATAAATGAACCCAATTCCAAGCATATAACGGAAGATAATGACACAAAACTAGTCAAAGGCATGCTAAGGAATCCAATACAAAGGCTACTTCcagataaaataaacaaaaagggGGACCAGAAAATTGAGATTGAGAGGATTAGAAAGCCAAAATACTCATCAAATGGATATGAAATTGTTTCTACAATTGAAGAACCTGAAGATAATAGAGGAAGATTAGGAAAAAGACAAGGAGAAGGTAAAATAGGAAGAGGAAAAATAGGAGAAGAAAGACAAGGAGACGGTAAAATAGGAAGAGGAAAAATAGAAGAAAGACAAGAAAAAGGTAAAATAGGAAGAGGAAAAATAGAAGAAAGACAAGAAAAAGGTAAAATAGAAAGAGGTAAAATAGGAGAAGAAACACAAGGAAAAG GTGAAGACGACAGAAGTGAAAGAGGAGGAAGACAAGAAGATAACAAAGGAGGTGAAGACGACAGAAGTGAAAGAGAAGGAAGACAAGAAGATAACAAAGGAGGTGAAGACGACAGAAGTGAAAGAGGAGGAAGACAAGAAAACAAAGGAGGTGAAGACGACAGAAGTGAAAGAGGAGGAAGACAAGAAGATAACAAAGGAGGTGAAGACGACAGAAGTGAAAGAGGAGGAAGACAAGAAGATAACAAAGGAGGTGAAGACGACAGAAGTGAAAGAGGAGGAAGACAAGGAGATGGTGAAATAGAAGGAGGTATAGAAGAAATTCaagaagaaaacaaacaaagtGAGAAAATTGAAGGTTTGTTGCATTATGTTGAAGACACAGCTGACATTAATGCCATCTGTTTGAAACCAGTACATGCCAGTAGTGGAAAAGTGTATACATCGATCAATATACTAAAAAACAGGAATAAAGTAAAGTGTGAACAGATTGTACCATTTATAAATAATGGCAAAGCATATTGTATGATGATATACTCAACAGATTTTCTGGAAGGTGAAGAAAGTGGTTATTCTATCAGATACCACATTTTTCCAGAAGATTTGTTGAAAGAACTGTAA